In Mycobacterium sp. 050128, one genomic interval encodes:
- a CDS encoding rhomboid-like protein — protein MADVSVGARLRSLAIGIWHFVAGAPLTYGWLLVLMITTLIQNQLSGRQLHSVLLHRSTNIHELGTDPLSVLFSSLLWIDGKSLEPYLLLFTLFLAPAEHWLGHLNWLTVGLTSHILSTYISEGILYFAIEEHDASERLVRSRDIGVSYFLVGIMAVLAYRIERPWRWLYLGVLLVVFGFPLITMSKHGLNFTAIGHFTSILIGLCFYPMARARKDKPWSPARFRAGVRRFRSREDPV, from the coding sequence GTGGCGGATGTATCGGTGGGGGCGCGACTACGGAGCTTGGCTATCGGGATCTGGCATTTCGTCGCCGGCGCGCCGCTGACCTACGGCTGGCTACTCGTGTTGATGATCACGACGCTCATCCAGAACCAACTCTCCGGGCGGCAATTGCACTCGGTGTTGCTGCACCGCTCCACCAACATTCACGAGTTGGGCACCGATCCCCTTTCCGTGCTGTTTTCCAGCCTGCTGTGGATCGACGGCAAAAGCCTGGAGCCCTACCTGCTGCTGTTCACCTTGTTTCTCGCCCCGGCCGAACACTGGCTCGGCCACTTGAACTGGCTCACCGTGGGATTGACCAGCCATATCCTGTCGACCTACATCAGTGAAGGCATCCTGTACTTCGCGATCGAGGAACACGACGCATCGGAACGGCTGGTGCGCTCACGTGACATCGGGGTCAGCTACTTCCTGGTCGGCATCATGGCCGTGTTGGCATATCGCATCGAACGGCCATGGCGCTGGCTCTATCTCGGCGTGCTATTGGTCGTCTTCGGCTTTCCGCTGATCACGATGTCCAAACATGGGCTGAACTTCACCGCGATCGGGCACTTCACGTCGATCCTCATCGGGCTCTGCTTCTATCCGATGGCCCGGGCGAGAAAGGACAAGCCATGGAGTCCGGCGCGGTTCAGAGCCGGGGTCCGGCGATTCCGTTCCCGCGAGGATCCGGTCTGA
- a CDS encoding DUF4436 domain-containing protein gives MKFSIIGLVIFFIGAYATTVGLYARSGCGCPLQLTPGKPAADGTTVTIDFLETESMKGSVHANVTVTPGPGLLDPVTRGLNSDFAVVVHSSATPSKRAWTKGMLPGEYPVPLTISGDPSVWPMDKYHSGPITVDLIYGTEPPQQLPVKFVDRVSGWQLSVAGDGNPQSPYRVELRRSPSIAVFAAVIVVVMLALAGVGAFVSIQTARDRRKFQPPMTTWYAAMLFAVIPLRNALPDAPPIGSWVDVTVTLWVIVTLVMSMVLYIYSWWRHLRPEPEKAA, from the coding sequence ATGAAGTTTTCGATCATTGGTTTGGTCATCTTTTTCATCGGCGCATACGCCACCACCGTCGGGCTCTACGCCAGGTCGGGCTGCGGTTGCCCTCTTCAACTGACCCCCGGCAAGCCGGCGGCCGACGGGACCACGGTGACAATCGACTTCCTCGAGACCGAGTCGATGAAGGGGTCGGTTCACGCCAACGTCACCGTCACCCCCGGCCCCGGGCTGCTGGATCCGGTAACCCGCGGCCTCAACTCAGACTTCGCCGTCGTGGTCCACTCCTCGGCCACGCCCAGCAAGCGCGCTTGGACGAAAGGAATGCTTCCCGGCGAATACCCTGTCCCGCTGACGATTAGCGGCGATCCGTCGGTGTGGCCGATGGACAAATACCATTCGGGCCCGATCACGGTCGACCTCATCTACGGCACCGAGCCACCCCAACAGCTGCCGGTGAAATTCGTCGACCGTGTCTCGGGCTGGCAGCTTTCTGTTGCTGGGGACGGCAATCCACAGTCGCCGTACCGAGTGGAGCTGCGGCGCTCGCCCAGCATTGCGGTGTTCGCGGCCGTCATCGTCGTGGTGATGCTCGCGCTCGCCGGAGTCGGCGCCTTCGTCTCCATTCAGACGGCGCGCGACCGTCGAAAATTCCAGCCGCCGATGACAACGTGGTACGCGGCAATGCTGTTCGCGGTGATACCACTGCGAAATGCGCTGCCCGACGCGCCCCCGATCGGGTCGTGGGTTGACGTCACGGTCACGCTCTGGGTGATCGTCACACTGGTGATGTCGATGGTGCTGTACATCTATAGCTGGTGGCGGCATCTACGACCCGAACCTGAAAAGGCGGCATAA
- a CDS encoding DUF4436 domain-containing protein, with product MLFVAAYAFSVWLYVDGGMGHPNVVVRGEPVPDATRVTIDIQEVQSANSLVVSSINVYPGPGLLDPQTHNLKEDLTIAVSSAVSASKRTWPKGTLPDVFRISLALDGEVAAWPFDEYHSGPVVAQLVSGPSSTRVPAVVTMVDRLLGWDVATDRIHEDDLVGPYQVDLVRSTSTVAFAVVILVVLIALAFFAFFVAVQTVRDKRKFQPPMTTWYAAMLFAVVPLRNALPDSPPIGVLIDVTIVLWVTVILVISMGLYVSCWWRHLRPEPDEPASFSSGRL from the coding sequence GTGTTGTTCGTCGCCGCCTATGCCTTCTCGGTGTGGCTGTACGTCGACGGTGGAATGGGCCATCCCAATGTCGTTGTTCGGGGCGAGCCGGTACCCGACGCGACCAGGGTGACGATCGACATACAAGAAGTCCAGTCGGCCAACAGCCTGGTTGTTTCCAGCATCAACGTTTATCCGGGACCCGGGCTGCTGGATCCGCAGACTCACAATCTCAAGGAAGATCTCACCATCGCGGTCTCCTCCGCGGTGAGCGCGAGCAAGCGCACCTGGCCGAAAGGCACGCTGCCCGACGTGTTTCGCATTTCGCTGGCCCTCGACGGCGAGGTCGCCGCATGGCCGTTCGACGAATACCATTCGGGGCCCGTCGTCGCCCAACTCGTGTCGGGCCCCAGCTCCACCCGGGTGCCGGCGGTAGTGACCATGGTCGACCGCTTGCTGGGCTGGGATGTCGCTACGGACCGCATCCACGAGGACGATCTGGTCGGCCCCTACCAAGTCGACTTGGTCCGGTCGACGAGCACCGTGGCGTTCGCGGTCGTCATCCTCGTTGTGCTGATCGCCCTCGCCTTCTTTGCCTTCTTTGTCGCGGTCCAGACGGTGCGGGACAAACGAAAGTTCCAGCCGCCGATGACAACCTGGTATGCGGCGATGCTATTCGCGGTGGTGCCACTGCGAAATGCGCTGCCCGATTCGCCCCCGATCGGAGTTTTGATCGACGTCACGATCGTGCTCTGGGTGACTGTCATCCTGGTGATCTCGATGGGGCTCTATGTCTCTTGCTGGTGGCGGCATCTGCGGCCCGAACCCGATGAGCCGGCGTCATTCTCGAGTGGCCGCTTGTAG
- the glmS gene encoding glutamine--fructose-6-phosphate transaminase (isomerizing), with product MCGIVGYVGQAPACQVVMDALRRMEYRGYDSSGIALVDGTGRLTVRRRAGRLENLSKAVADMRPEDLGATTGLGHTRWATHGRPTDRNAHPHRDAAGKIAVVHNGIIENFATLRQELEAAGVEFASDTDTEVAVHLVAQAYREGETAGDFAASVLAVLRRLEGHFTLVFANADEPGTIVAARRSTPLVVGVGDGEMFVGSDVAAFIPHTRNAVELGQDQCVVLTADGYRITDFDGNEDVEYREFHIDWDLAAAEKGGYEYFMLKEIAEQPTAVADTLLGHFVNGRIVLDEQRLSDQELREVDKVFVVACGTAYHSGLLAKYAIEHWTRLPVEVELASEFRYRDPVLDRSTLVVAISQSGETADTLEAVRHAKAQKAKVLAICNTNGSQIPRECDAVLYTRAGPEIGVASTKTFLAQITANYLVGLALAQARGTKYPDEVEREYRELEAMPDLVSRVLATIEPVAALAYRFAQSSTVLFLGRHVGYPVALEGALKLKELAYMHAEGFAAGELKHGPIALIEDDLPVIVVMPSPKSAATLHAKLMSNIREIQSRGAVTIVIAEEGDDTVRPYADHLIEIPSVSTLLQPLLSTIPLQVFAASVAQARGYDVDKPRNLAKSVTVE from the coding sequence ATGTGTGGAATCGTCGGCTACGTCGGGCAGGCCCCTGCCTGCCAAGTCGTCATGGACGCACTGCGGCGCATGGAGTACCGCGGCTATGACTCGTCGGGCATCGCGCTGGTCGACGGCACGGGCAGGCTCACCGTGCGCCGCCGGGCCGGCCGATTGGAAAACCTAAGCAAAGCGGTGGCCGACATGCGGCCGGAGGACCTGGGCGCCACCACCGGCCTGGGCCACACCCGCTGGGCCACCCACGGCCGCCCGACCGACCGAAACGCCCACCCGCACCGCGACGCCGCCGGCAAGATCGCCGTGGTCCACAACGGCATCATCGAGAACTTCGCGACCCTGCGTCAGGAGCTGGAGGCTGCCGGCGTCGAGTTCGCCAGCGACACCGACACCGAGGTCGCCGTGCACCTGGTCGCCCAGGCGTATCGCGAGGGTGAGACGGCCGGCGACTTCGCCGCTTCGGTGCTCGCGGTGCTGCGCCGGCTTGAGGGCCACTTCACTCTGGTGTTCGCCAACGCCGACGAGCCCGGCACCATCGTGGCCGCGCGACGGTCGACCCCGCTGGTGGTCGGAGTCGGCGACGGCGAGATGTTCGTCGGTTCGGACGTGGCCGCGTTCATCCCGCACACCCGCAACGCCGTCGAACTCGGCCAGGACCAATGCGTGGTGCTCACCGCCGACGGCTACCGGATCACCGACTTCGACGGCAACGAAGATGTGGAATATCGCGAGTTCCATATCGATTGGGACCTGGCCGCCGCCGAAAAGGGTGGCTACGAGTACTTCATGCTCAAGGAGATCGCCGAGCAACCCACGGCGGTGGCCGACACGCTGCTGGGCCATTTCGTCAACGGCCGCATCGTGCTCGACGAGCAACGCCTCTCCGATCAGGAACTGCGCGAGGTCGACAAGGTATTCGTCGTGGCCTGCGGCACCGCCTATCACTCCGGGCTGCTGGCCAAGTACGCGATCGAGCACTGGACGCGACTGCCGGTGGAAGTCGAGCTCGCCAGCGAATTCCGTTACCGGGACCCGGTTTTGGACCGCAGCACACTGGTGGTGGCCATCTCGCAGTCCGGTGAAACCGCGGACACCCTGGAAGCGGTCCGCCACGCGAAGGCGCAGAAGGCCAAGGTGCTGGCGATCTGCAACACCAACGGCTCGCAGATTCCCCGCGAATGCGATGCGGTGCTCTACACCCGCGCCGGGCCGGAAATCGGGGTGGCCTCGACGAAGACCTTCCTGGCCCAGATCACCGCCAATTACCTGGTCGGCCTGGCGCTTGCGCAGGCCCGTGGCACCAAGTACCCGGACGAGGTCGAGCGCGAATACCGGGAGCTGGAAGCCATGCCAGATTTGGTGTCGCGGGTGCTCGCGACGATCGAACCGGTTGCCGCCCTGGCTTATCGGTTCGCCCAATCCTCGACCGTGCTGTTCCTGGGCCGCCATGTCGGCTACCCGGTGGCGCTCGAAGGCGCGCTCAAACTCAAAGAGCTGGCCTACATGCACGCTGAGGGCTTCGCCGCCGGCGAACTCAAGCACGGCCCGATCGCGTTGATCGAAGACGATCTGCCGGTCATCGTCGTGATGCCGTCACCCAAGAGCGCTGCCACCTTGCACGCCAAGCTGATGTCCAACATCCGCGAGATTCAGTCCCGTGGTGCGGTGACCATTGTCATCGCCGAGGAAGGGGACGACACCGTGCGCCCCTACGCGGATCATTTGATCGAAATCCCTTCGGTGTCAACGCTTTTACAGCCGCTGCTGTCGACCATCCCGCTGCAGGTGTTTGCGGCGTCGGTGGCGCAAGCCCGTGGTTATGACGTCGACAAACCGAGAAACCTGGCCAAGTCGGTCACGGTTGAATAA
- a CDS encoding DUF2510 domain-containing protein: MTDPYRRFSVRLHEHTGIVVFWFQRSITCTGTLEQCEKAYRDAQLHCLVTGWWGLVSFFLLNPIALISNYTAIRRVRALAKEAPAPYGATPYTPTGQVAGPVVPASQAVAPSQAVAPSQAVAPRQAVAPRPVAPPPPVGPPPGWYPNPGGPGQRYWDGVAWTHWTHPR, translated from the coding sequence TTGACCGACCCGTACCGCCGCTTCTCCGTCAGGCTGCATGAGCACACCGGCATCGTGGTCTTTTGGTTCCAGCGCAGCATCACCTGCACCGGCACGCTCGAGCAATGCGAGAAGGCATACCGCGATGCGCAGCTGCATTGCCTGGTCACCGGCTGGTGGGGCCTGGTGTCGTTTTTCCTGTTGAACCCGATAGCGCTGATCTCGAACTACACGGCGATTCGACGAGTGCGCGCCCTGGCGAAGGAGGCTCCCGCGCCCTACGGCGCGACGCCTTACACCCCCACCGGCCAGGTCGCGGGCCCAGTCGTCCCGGCCAGCCAGGCCGTCGCGCCCAGCCAGGCCGTCGCGCCCAGCCAGGCCGTCGCGCCTCGCCAGGCCGTCGCGCCTCGCCCGGTCGCGCCACCCCCACCGGTCGGGCCGCCACCGGGCTGGTACCCCAACCCTGGCGGGCCGGGGCAACGGTACTGGGACGGTGTCGCGTGGACTCACTGGACCCATCCCCGCTAA
- a CDS encoding dienelactone hydrolase family protein gives MARIRKLVTALSRRGPHKVLRGDLAFAGLPGVVYTPESGLSLPGIAFGHDWLTSTARYSGLLEHLASWGIVAGAPDTERGLAPSVLNLASDLGTALDIVAGVRLGPGNISVHPAKLGVVGHGFGASAAVFAAAGMPTALAAAVALFPTVTTPPAEQPAASLKVPGLILTAPGDPKTLNANAIALSSAWNSATLRIVSKAEPRGLGEGRRLASVFGLPGSHRRTQRSVRALLTGYLLATLAGDKTYREFADPDVVLPKTTPVDPEAEPVALEEKIVALLK, from the coding sequence GTGGCCCGCATCCGCAAGCTCGTCACCGCCCTCAGCCGCCGTGGCCCGCACAAGGTTTTGCGTGGTGACCTGGCTTTTGCCGGACTGCCGGGGGTGGTCTACACCCCCGAGTCCGGTCTGAGCCTCCCCGGGATCGCGTTCGGCCACGACTGGCTCACCAGCACCGCCCGCTATTCGGGTCTGCTCGAGCATCTCGCGTCGTGGGGCATCGTGGCGGGCGCGCCCGACACCGAGCGGGGGCTGGCGCCGTCGGTCCTCAACTTGGCCTCGGATCTGGGCACCGCGCTCGACATCGTGGCAGGTGTGCGCCTGGGGCCGGGCAACATCAGCGTGCACCCCGCCAAGCTCGGCGTGGTGGGCCATGGATTCGGCGCCTCGGCGGCCGTGTTCGCCGCTGCCGGAATGCCGACCGCGCTGGCTGCGGCGGTCGCGCTGTTCCCGACCGTCACGACTCCCCCGGCCGAGCAGCCGGCCGCGTCACTGAAAGTCCCGGGTTTGATCCTGACCGCGCCGGGAGATCCAAAGACATTGAACGCCAACGCGATTGCGCTTTCCAGCGCGTGGAATTCGGCCACGCTGCGCATTGTCAGCAAAGCCGAACCCCGTGGGCTTGGCGAAGGCCGACGACTGGCGTCCGTGTTCGGGCTGCCCGGTTCCCACCGCCGCACCCAGCGATCGGTGCGCGCCCTGCTGACCGGATACTTGCTCGCTACCCTGGCCGGTGACAAAACCTATCGCGAGTTCGCCGATCCGGATGTGGTGCTGCCCAAGACAACTCCGGTCGACCCGGAGGCAGAACCGGTCGCCCTCGAAGAGAAGATCGTCGCGCTGCTGAAGTAG
- a CDS encoding zeta toxin family protein, protein MNRLDLVVGPNGAGKSTFVEFTLAPLLPRSVFVNAYEIARRRWPADSDAHAYEAAKIAAATRTRLIELRRAFIAETVFSHPSKLELIDTAQAASYTVVLHVLLIPEELAVERVKRRVASGGHAVPEDKIRQRYQRLWPLVATAFVRCDSATVFDNSALKGPRIVAQMSGGQLVGAPTWPAWAPSALTSRRPA, encoded by the coding sequence ATGAACCGGCTTGACCTGGTCGTCGGGCCCAATGGCGCCGGAAAGTCAACTTTCGTCGAATTCACGCTCGCGCCGCTATTGCCGAGGAGTGTGTTCGTCAACGCTTACGAGATAGCCAGACGGCGGTGGCCTGCCGATTCCGACGCGCATGCCTACGAGGCCGCCAAGATCGCGGCTGCTACCCGAACGCGGCTCATCGAACTACGCCGAGCGTTCATCGCCGAGACCGTGTTTTCTCACCCGTCCAAACTCGAGCTGATCGACACCGCGCAAGCGGCGTCCTACACCGTCGTTCTGCACGTACTGCTCATTCCCGAGGAACTCGCGGTGGAGCGGGTGAAACGTCGAGTTGCCTCCGGCGGCCATGCTGTGCCCGAGGATAAAATTCGTCAACGCTATCAACGCCTTTGGCCACTGGTCGCTACCGCGTTCGTGCGCTGCGACTCCGCGACCGTCTTCGACAACAGCGCGCTCAAAGGTCCTCGCATCGTCGCCCAAATGAGTGGTGGCCAACTCGTCGGAGCACCGACATGGCCGGCCTGGGCGCCGAGCGCTTTGACGTCGCGCCGGCCCGCGTAG
- a CDS encoding TA system antitoxin ParD family protein codes for MADTGDRVTRFAADLVDSAAAEGARQSRSAKQQLDHWARVGRAVSSQHTAARRRVEAALAGELEPGELSVEEGVVFNAEIAAAIQENLNEANYGELLAKRGITTVALNDAGEIVEYRPDGGSAVLTATARPARRKK; via the coding sequence ATGGCGGACACTGGCGATCGGGTGACCCGGTTTGCCGCGGATTTGGTCGACAGCGCCGCCGCCGAGGGTGCGCGGCAGAGCCGGTCGGCGAAACAGCAGCTCGATCACTGGGCCCGGGTCGGGCGCGCGGTGTCGAGTCAGCACACCGCGGCGCGACGCCGAGTCGAGGCAGCATTGGCCGGAGAGCTCGAACCCGGCGAGCTGAGCGTCGAAGAAGGTGTCGTCTTCAATGCCGAAATCGCCGCCGCAATCCAGGAAAACCTCAACGAAGCCAACTACGGTGAGCTCTTGGCCAAGCGCGGCATCACCACGGTCGCCCTCAACGATGCCGGTGAGATCGTCGAGTACCGGCCTGATGGGGGTTCGGCGGTGTTGACGGCCACCGCGCGTCCCGCACGACGCAAGAAGTGA
- a CDS encoding LLM class F420-dependent oxidoreductase — MRIGIALDYSGGFHEAVDRIVELEKAGLDIAVVAEAYSYDAVSQLGYLAAKTNTIELATGVVPIYIRTPSLLAMTAAGLDFVSGGRFRLGIGTSGPQVMEGFHGVAFDAPIGRTREVVEICRKVWRRERVQYDGKYYQLPLPADRGTGLGKPLQLINHPVRERIPITIAALGPKNVELTAEIAEGWQPVFYLPERAHTVWGEALATGNAKRDPALGPLDIMVHASVAIGDNVEERLAWVKPQLALYIGGMGAKGKNFYHNLATRYGYGEVADKIQELYLSGRKSEAIDLVPDELVRGMSLIGPRGFVKERIAAFAESGVTTLLASPAAADPNEAVRFVEEVLELRGA, encoded by the coding sequence ATGCGAATCGGAATCGCTCTGGACTATTCGGGCGGCTTTCATGAAGCCGTCGACCGCATCGTCGAACTCGAAAAGGCCGGCCTCGACATCGCCGTGGTGGCCGAGGCGTATTCCTACGACGCGGTCAGCCAACTGGGGTACCTGGCCGCCAAGACCAACACGATCGAATTGGCCACCGGCGTGGTTCCCATCTACATCCGCACGCCGTCGCTGCTGGCGATGACCGCCGCGGGCCTGGATTTCGTGTCGGGCGGCCGATTCCGGCTTGGCATCGGGACCTCGGGGCCTCAGGTGATGGAAGGGTTTCACGGCGTCGCGTTCGACGCCCCGATCGGTCGCACCCGCGAGGTCGTGGAGATCTGCCGGAAAGTGTGGCGGCGCGAGCGAGTCCAATACGACGGCAAGTACTACCAGCTGCCGCTACCCGCGGACCGCGGGACGGGTTTGGGCAAGCCGCTTCAGCTCATCAATCACCCTGTGCGCGAACGTATTCCGATAACAATTGCGGCGCTTGGCCCGAAGAACGTCGAGCTCACCGCGGAGATCGCCGAGGGCTGGCAGCCGGTGTTCTACCTTCCGGAGAGGGCTCATACCGTCTGGGGCGAGGCGCTGGCCACCGGTAATGCCAAACGGGATCCGGCCTTGGGGCCGCTGGACATCATGGTGCACGCCTCGGTGGCCATCGGCGACAACGTCGAGGAGCGGCTGGCTTGGGTCAAGCCGCAGCTGGCGCTCTACATCGGCGGCATGGGTGCCAAGGGCAAGAATTTCTACCACAACCTGGCCACGCGCTACGGCTACGGCGAGGTCGCGGACAAGATCCAAGAGCTGTACCTGTCCGGCCGCAAAAGCGAGGCCATCGACCTGGTGCCCGACGAGCTGGTGCGCGGTATGTCGCTGATCGGCCCGCGCGGTTTCGTCAAAGAGCGCATCGCCGCCTTCGCCGAGTCCGGTGTGACGACGTTGCTGGCAAGTCCGGCCGCGGCCGACCCTAACGAGGCCGTGCGCTTCGTCGAAGAGGTGCTCGAACTGCGGGGCGCCTGA
- a CDS encoding type VII secretion target yields the protein MGIRHATFDRTGIDVAAVHRVADQLRAAAELVDSAVGDHLAALAFSGATAGRAYTARGDALRAELERLTTQLSQWSRASVAIAVALRSGAQRYADAELYAAARIA from the coding sequence ATGGGAATACGACACGCCACATTCGACCGCACCGGGATCGACGTCGCGGCGGTACATCGCGTTGCCGATCAACTGCGGGCTGCCGCCGAGCTGGTCGACAGCGCGGTCGGTGATCACTTGGCGGCGTTGGCTTTTAGCGGCGCGACGGCCGGACGGGCATACACCGCGCGCGGCGATGCGTTGCGGGCCGAGCTGGAGCGATTGACGACGCAGTTGTCGCAGTGGTCACGTGCGTCGGTCGCGATCGCCGTCGCGCTGCGCTCCGGTGCGCAACGCTATGCCGACGCCGAGTTGTACGCCGCGGCGCGAATCGCCTGA
- the glmM gene encoding phosphoglucosamine mutase: MGRLFGTDGVRGVANRELTAELALSLGSAAARRLAGSGKPGRHVAVIGRDPRASGEMLEAAVIAGLTSQGVDALRVGVLPTPAVAYLTGAYDADFGVMISASHNPMPDNGIKIFGPGGHKLDDDTEDQIEELVAAGPGMRPVGAAIGRVIDAEDAADRYLRHVGKASTQPLDGLTVVVDCAHGAASSAAPRAYRAAGARVIAINAEPNGLNINDLCGSTHLDSVRAAVLEHGADLGLAHDGDADRCLALDAKGELVDGDAIMVVLALAMQEAGELASNTLVTTVMSNLGLHQAMRSAGVTVRTTGVGDRYVLEELRSGEYSLGGEQSGHIVMPALGSTGDGIVTGLRLMTRMVQTGLSLADLAAPMQSFPQVLINVEVADKTTAAAAPSVRSAVDEAEAELGDTGRILLRPSGTEPMIRVMVEAPEEDIAQRVANRVAEAVSDQR, from the coding sequence ATGGGTCGACTATTCGGCACCGACGGTGTACGCGGAGTCGCCAATCGCGAATTGACCGCTGAGCTGGCACTATCGCTGGGCAGCGCGGCCGCGCGACGGCTGGCGGGTTCGGGTAAACCGGGCCGGCACGTCGCCGTGATCGGCCGCGACCCGCGGGCCAGCGGCGAGATGCTCGAAGCCGCGGTGATCGCCGGCCTGACCAGCCAGGGTGTTGACGCGCTGCGCGTCGGCGTCCTTCCCACCCCGGCGGTGGCCTACCTGACCGGCGCTTACGACGCCGACTTCGGCGTGATGATCTCGGCGTCACACAACCCGATGCCCGACAACGGCATCAAGATCTTCGGGCCCGGCGGCCACAAGCTGGACGACGACACCGAGGACCAGATCGAAGAGCTGGTCGCCGCCGGTCCGGGCATGCGCCCCGTCGGTGCCGCGATCGGCCGCGTGATCGACGCCGAGGACGCCGCCGATCGCTACCTGCGCCACGTCGGCAAGGCCAGCACGCAGCCGCTCGACGGCCTGACCGTCGTCGTCGACTGCGCCCACGGCGCGGCATCGTCGGCCGCGCCGCGCGCCTATCGCGCCGCCGGTGCCCGGGTCATCGCGATCAACGCCGAGCCCAACGGCCTCAACATCAACGATCTCTGCGGATCGACGCACCTGGACTCGGTGCGGGCCGCGGTACTTGAGCACGGGGCCGACCTGGGCCTGGCACACGACGGCGACGCCGACCGCTGCCTGGCGCTGGACGCCAAGGGTGAGCTGGTCGACGGCGATGCCATCATGGTGGTGCTCGCGCTGGCGATGCAGGAAGCCGGTGAGCTGGCGTCCAACACCTTGGTCACCACCGTGATGAGCAACCTCGGACTGCACCAGGCGATGCGCTCGGCAGGCGTCACCGTCCGCACCACCGGCGTCGGCGACCGCTACGTCCTCGAGGAGCTACGGTCCGGCGAATACAGCCTGGGCGGCGAGCAATCCGGCCACATCGTGATGCCCGCGCTGGGCTCCACCGGCGACGGCATCGTCACCGGGCTGCGCCTGATGACCCGCATGGTGCAGACCGGCTTGTCGCTGGCCGACCTGGCCGCGCCGATGCAGTCGTTCCCGCAGGTGCTGATCAACGTCGAGGTCGCCGACAAGACCACCGCGGCCGCCGCGCCGTCGGTGCGCAGCGCGGTCGACGAAGCCGAGGCCGAACTCGGCGACACCGGTCGAATCCTGTTGCGCCCCTCAGGAACTGAGCCGATGATCCGGGTGATGGTGGAAGCGCCCGAAGAAGATATCGCGCAGCGGGTGGCCAACCGCGTCGCCGAAGCGGTCAGCGACCAACGCTAG
- the rpsI gene encoding 30S ribosomal protein S9: MVVEEVPADTAETPAEPAAEAPAAKASEPIVLERPIQTVGRRKEAVVRVRLVPGSGKFDLNGRSLEAYFPNKVHQQLIKAPLVTVDRLETFDVYALLHGGGPSGQAGALRLGIARALILAQPEDRPPLKKAGFLTRDPRATERKKYGLKKARKAPQYSKR, encoded by the coding sequence GTGGTCGTCGAGGAAGTCCCGGCCGACACCGCCGAGACCCCGGCCGAGCCCGCCGCCGAGGCGCCCGCGGCCAAGGCCAGCGAGCCGATCGTCCTCGAGCGGCCCATCCAGACCGTCGGCCGCCGCAAGGAGGCCGTGGTGCGGGTGCGCCTGGTGCCCGGCAGCGGCAAGTTCGACCTGAACGGCCGCAGCCTGGAGGCCTACTTCCCGAACAAAGTGCACCAGCAGCTGATCAAGGCGCCGCTGGTCACCGTCGATCGGCTGGAGACCTTCGACGTCTACGCGCTGCTGCACGGCGGCGGCCCGTCCGGTCAGGCCGGTGCACTGCGTCTGGGCATCGCCCGGGCGCTGATCCTGGCCCAGCCCGAGGACCGGCCCCCGCTGAAGAAGGCCGGCTTCCTCACCCGTGACCCGCGCGCCACCGAGCGCAAGAAGTACGGCCTCAAGAAGGCCCGTAAGGCACCTCAGTACAGCAAGCGCTGA
- the rplM gene encoding 50S ribosomal protein L13 has product MPTYAPKAGDTTRSWHVIDATDVVLGRLAVAAATLLRGKHKPTFAPNVDGGDYVIVINADKVAISGDKLQSKLAYRHSGYPGGLRSRTIGELLEKHPTRVVENAIVGMLPHNKLSKQIQRKLHVYAGPQHPHAAQQPVPFEIKQVAQ; this is encoded by the coding sequence GTGCCCACCTACGCGCCAAAGGCGGGTGACACCACGCGGTCGTGGCACGTCATCGACGCCACGGACGTAGTGCTTGGACGCCTTGCCGTCGCGGCAGCCACCCTGTTGCGCGGTAAGCACAAGCCGACGTTCGCCCCCAATGTCGATGGCGGCGACTATGTCATCGTCATCAACGCCGACAAGGTCGCCATCAGCGGCGACAAACTGCAGAGCAAGCTGGCCTACCGCCACTCGGGGTATCCCGGCGGTCTGCGCAGCCGCACGATCGGCGAGCTGCTGGAAAAGCACCCCACCCGCGTCGTCGAGAACGCGATCGTCGGCATGCTTCCGCACAACAAGCTCAGCAAGCAGATCCAGCGCAAACTCCACGTCTACGCCGGCCCGCAGCACCCCCACGCGGCGCAGCAGCCGGTTCCGTTCGAGATCAAGCAGGTGGCCCAGTGA